In Nocardioides sp. JS614, the sequence AGTTCGCGAAGACATGCAGCTGGGCCTTCGGGATCAGCTTGAGGGCGGCGAACGCGCCGTCGAGCGGGTTGACCCGGTCCTCGCGGCCCCAGGTCAGCAGGGTGTGCTTGCGCAGCCGGTGCGCCTCGCGCCAGAGCATGCCGTCCTCGGCCGTCTCGGGGTTCCAGAAGGACATCCCCATCGAGCGCATCGCGTCCTGGGCGCCGGGGGCGGTCGCGTCGGCGAACCGCTCCTCGACCAGCTCGTCGGTGACCAGCCGCTGGTCGACCACCATCGTCGAGATGAACGCCCGCAGGTTCTCCCGCGTCGGCTCGGCCCCGAAGTCCATCAGCCGCTGCACGCCCTCGGTCGGGTCGGCGTGGAACAGGTTGAGCGAGAGCCCGCCGGGACCCATCAGGACCAGCCGCCCGACGCGGTCGGGGTGGTCGAGCGCGAGCCGCATCGCCGTACCGCCGCCGAGGCTGTTGCCGAGCAGGTGCACCCGGTCGATGCCGAGCTCGTCGAGCAGCGCGACCACGTGGTCGGCGGAGTGGCGGTAGTAGTTGCCGACGACCGGTGGCTTGTCGGAGGCGCCGAAGCCGGGCTGGTCGACGAGCAGGGTGCGGAACGACGCGGCGAACCTCGGCAGCGCGCTGCCGAAGTTCGACCACGCCGATGCTCCCGGCCCACCGCCGTGCAGCATCACGAGCGGCAGCCCGCCGCCGACCGGCGCCCCGGTCGCGGAGGTCGCCGCGGTCCCGGCCTCGTAGTAGCTGAGCGTGATGTCCTTCGCCTTGGCGGAGCGCTGCGCGCTCTCCTTCGTGAGAGCCAACTCAGTACATCCCCGGGTCGATCTTGTGCCCGAACTCGTGCGCGCCGTACATCTGCAGCGCCCGCTCGGGGTCGTTGGCGGCGTGCACCCGGCCGGCGTGGGCGTCGCGCCAGGCGCGCTGCAGGTAGGTGCCGGTCGCGAGCGCGCGGCCGCCGGAGGCCTCGAACAGCGAGTCGATCGCGTCGATCGCGCGCTGGGTGCCGAGCACCTGGTCGCGGCGCACCTTGAGCCGCAGGCCGAGCGGGATCTTCTCCCCGCGCGCGACGCAGGCCTGCTCCTCGCGGATGTTGTTGACCAGCAGCGCCCACGCGGCGTCGATGTCGGAGGAGGCCTTCGCGATCCGGACGGCCGCGAACGGGTCGAGCGAGGCCTTCTCACCGAGGTACGCCGCGCGCACCCGCTTCTGCTGCATCTCGACGTGCTCGGCGTACGCGCCCAGCGCCATGCCGATGATCGGCGTGGTGATCGTGCCGGTGAAGATCGAGTGGAAGGGCAGCTTGTAGAGGTCGGAGGGGTTCTGCTCCTGGCCCGGGCCGAAGCAGCGGCCGGTGTCCCCCATCGAGAGCGTGAACTCCTCGGGGACGAACACGTCCTCCACCACGATGTCGTTGGAGCCGGTGCCGGACAGGCCGACGACGTTCCAGACGTCGTTGATCGTGTAGTTCTCGCGCGGCACC encodes:
- the hsaD gene encoding 4,5:9,10-diseco-3-hydroxy-5,9,17-trioxoandrosta-1(10),2-diene-4-oate hydrolase — protein: MALTKESAQRSAKAKDITLSYYEAGTAATSATGAPVGGGLPLVMLHGGGPGASAWSNFGSALPRFAASFRTLLVDQPGFGASDKPPVVGNYYRHSADHVVALLDELGIDRVHLLGNSLGGGTAMRLALDHPDRVGRLVLMGPGGLSLNLFHADPTEGVQRLMDFGAEPTRENLRAFISTMVVDQRLVTDELVEERFADATAPGAQDAMRSMGMSFWNPETAEDGMLWREAHRLRKHTLLTWGREDRVNPLDGAFAALKLIPKAQLHVFANCGHWAQVEAADEFAEVSIAFLARHVERPEGES
- the hsaA gene encoding 3-hydroxy-9,10-secoandrosta-1,3,5(10)-triene-9,17-dione monooxygenase oxygenase subunit, with amino-acid sequence MSQAVLDGVRDLLPGIRERADEAERLRVVPDASIKELEEVGFFRLLQPRRFDGHEADPVDFYTAVRDIAGACGSTGWVSSVVGVHPWQIALFPDRAQQAVWGADTATRVSSSYAPTGKALVADGGYTLSGKWSFSSGCDHCSWVLLGGLVFNDEGQVVDFKTFLVPRENYTINDVWNVVGLSGTGSNDIVVEDVFVPEEFTLSMGDTGRCFGPGQEQNPSDLYKLPFHSIFTGTITTPIIGMALGAYAEHVEMQQKRVRAAYLGEKASLDPFAAVRIAKASSDIDAAWALLVNNIREEQACVARGEKIPLGLRLKVRRDQVLGTQRAIDAIDSLFEASGGRALATGTYLQRAWRDAHAGRVHAANDPERALQMYGAHEFGHKIDPGMY